In Nicotiana tabacum cultivar K326 chromosome 19, ASM71507v2, whole genome shotgun sequence, one DNA window encodes the following:
- the LOC107781540 gene encoding uncharacterized protein LOC107781540, protein METDQQVTVKLFYHDIGQHIMMTFVYAKCSSTDRIELWDSLYYMASDMELPWLVGGDFNVLLHESEKIGGLPVHPPEYEDFAACINSCGLFDQDYKGSPYTWWNRRPNSECIFKRLDRIFLNLPFQNILPSIEVEHLIKTGSDHAPLLMTCEEHNTNFNKLKKVKVEISKWSRDIFGAIFKQIAMLEDIVKIKEQLFEDEPTIENRIVLQKCQSEMKKYLSIEE, encoded by the exons ATGGAGACTGATCAACAAGTTACAGTAAAACTATTTTACCATGACATTGGGCAGCATATCATGATGACTTTTGTATATGCAAAGTGTTCATCAACAGATAGAATAGAACTATGGGATAGTCTATATTACATGGCAAGTGATATGGAACTACCGTGGCTagtaggaggagatttcaatgtgCTTTTACATGAAAGTGAGAAGATAGGGGGCCTGCCTGTTCATCCTCCAGAATATGAGGATTTCGCAGCATGCATTAACTCATGTGGACTATTTGATCAAGATTACAAAGGAAGTCCATACACTTGGTGGAATAGGAGACCTAATAGTGAGTGTATATTCAAAAGACTGGACAGGATCTTTTTGAATTTACCGTTTCAAAACATTCTTCCATCAATTGAAGTGGAACATTTGATTAAAACTGGTTCAGATCATGCCCCACTCCTGATGACCTGTGAAGAGCACAATACTAACTTT AACAAACTGAAGAAGGTCAAGGTGGAAATATCTAAGTGGAGCAGAGATATTTTTGGAGCCATTTTCAAACAAATAGCAATGCTAGAGGATATTGTCAAAATTAAGGAGCAGTTGTTTGAAGATGAGCCTACAATTGAGAATAGAATcgtccttcagaaatgtcaatcAGAAATGAAGAAGTACCTCAGTATAGAAGAGTAA
- the LOC107781541 gene encoding uncharacterized protein LOC107781541, giving the protein MQLQTWTPTFKANEDSPVIPTWVIVPELPWHLYYMEVFTVLLSPIGKVLHLDVASMQKTRGSAAKVKMQIDLTKSRPHYVWLGFDEEQDENGDGQWIEVEYEYLPNYCLQCKHLGHSMQQCPTKKKEEEGKKQDVAEASGKQDNQSIFNNVRSTSMQ; this is encoded by the coding sequence ATGCAGCTCCAAACATGGACTCCTACTTTTAAGGCTAATGAAGATTCTCCTGTGATACCTACCTGGGTGATAGTACCAGAATTACCATGGCATTTATATTACATGGAGGTTTTTACAGTGTTGTTATCTCCGATTGGTAAAGTACTACACCTGGATGTTGCATCCATGCAGAAGACTAGGGGGAGTGCTGCAAAGGTGAAGATGCAGATAGATTTGACAAAATCAAGACCTCACTATGTCTGGCTTGGATTTGATGAAGAGCAGGATGAGAATGGAGATGGCCAATGGATTGAAGTAGAATATGAGTATTTGCCTAATTACTGTCTACAATGCAAACATCTGGGGCACTCGATGCAACAAtgcccaacaaaaaaaaaagaggaggagGGTAAGAAACAGGATGTTGCTGAAGCATCAGGTAAACAGGACAACCAAAGCATCTTCAACAATGTAAGAAGCACAAGCATGCAGTAA